The window atattgttgacaccccatttcaacatgaaaaatttagaatgggcgtAGCCCAAAGATTAAAAGcaattagatagtgctaattaccATGATGtactaaaccccaatcaacatcactcctgttgactcttaagaacacctagaactCGAACTAAAACTCTGTGAAAGGTTTCATGTTCTAGGTTttccttcctggaacatataattcctagagagttcctaggccagataaatcctgaaactcacaGAAACTAGGCTCTACAGGATtgtcaattaattacatcccccatcctttagtgtgGCCATcccttctcaaaatgaaaaagtcacaataggcattccccaaaggTCTCTGTAGACTGGGAgtaaaatcaaaggagaaggaggacttatgacagagaagataggatttaacaacgagcatgactgctgaatcactataatgatgtTTCTTTTTGCTCCCCGtgttttggagcatctagaaggaaaaatctgaaaatgtagagtggtaatccataccaaactttgaaatctgttctgtaactacttattaaatgtactttgaaaattattgcttttttttaatatttcacagtaaaaaatgttttaaaaaagcagGGTATTACATTTCACACTTATCAGCACATCTGGTTTGTTCAATGGCGCTTGTTTGGCAGGACTAGTGATGGTGCCTAAGACAATTAAATTGCTGCCATGACTTGGCTCGTGTAATTTCTCTGAAGTATATTTTTAAggctttaaaaatagtttctaagACTTTGCTCTTTCCATAGCATGCAGATTTCACATGCTCAGCTAGAGTACTGTAATGTACCTCTTTTCTGCTTCAAGTCACCTCTGAGCACAATGTCATCCAAATTAGGCTGTGATAAATGTACACATACATACTTATGCCCTTAGGTCCAAATATGTTCGTTTGATATAGCCTCTGACCTCATTCAGGAagacttatttattaatttacgTAAGACTTCTTTCAGTCTTCATATTATCCTTTGAATTCTAAactatttttttccatcacattcCAAAATTATACAAATACTGGTCTGACTGATCTAGTCCAACTGATCCTTTCCAGTGTATAATAGAAAGTAGATGGCGATGCATCAAATGCTAAACCCCTTATATTATAGGCATATCCTAGCATttcttacccccccccccaatctccaccccccatccccttacctcaccaaaaaaaaaaagaggggttaGGATTAAAATTCACATCAGGGATAACAAATTATCTCCATCCATGTGATACtgtagtaatttaaaatattctttaaaatcttAGAAATGGCACCTCTGGTTCCAGTTCTTTGTAAAGCCCCAGCTATTAGAGATTGACCTAGAGAATCTTTTAAGACTGTAGGTTTGGATTCTGTTCTCTAATCCTTCTAGTAACTTTAGGTCTGCTATCATTTCATTTATGACCATCCAACTAAGGGTTCTGGTTTCATTTTAAAAGGCAATACCAGATTCTGCCTTTACCATTTTTGATCTTAGGAATTCAGACATTACCTAAGAAACATTCTGAGAATCatttgaagatttttattttctaaatctgtTAGTTCCAGCCTCTATGTTAGAAGTCCTGTTTCTGTTCTTCCCCTCTGCTGAAgagaattgatttaaaaattgcCAAGAAATATACCTGTTTGGACAAGTACATTTTCCCTGCTCTTTCCTCTTTacccccctccctccttctctctctttctctcgtagacacatacacacagaatTTCCTGTATGTTATAGTGTACTGTAAAATATAGTAGCTGCTAGCCATGTGtggttattttaatttaaattaattaagattaaataaaatttaaaatttagttccTAGGTACAGTACAAATGCTCATTGACTGTATGTGGCCAGTGGCTCTCATATGGACAGGAAAGATATAGACCATTTTTTGCATCACTGAAATTATTTTGGACAGCACAGGTCTATATCGTTAAAGTCAGCTGTGCCAGGAGTAGGTGGGCAAGTGTGTCTTGTAGCACCAGGCAGAGGTATGAGAGGTATTTCCAACATCTTTCTCCactcctctgccttcagggatcTCTTCAATGCAGCATTTGTGTCCTGCTGGTCTGAATTGAATGAAGACCAGCAGGATGAGCTCATCCGAAGCATCGAGTTGGCCCTTACCTCACAAGACATTGCCGAAGTCACACAAACCCTCTTAAACTTGGCTGAATTCATGGAACACAGTGACAAGGTGAGACTTTTCCCTAGTGTCCAGATGGAAGCTAACAGGGAGCCAGCTGGAGAGAGGAGAAAAGCATCCATGCAACTCAATCTTATCTGTGCTCCATCTGCTCTTTACCTCTGTTATGGGTTTTTGCCTCCTCTAGGGCCCGTTGCCACTAAGAGACAACAATGGCATTGTTTTGCTGGGTGAGAGAGCTGCCAAGTGTCGAGCATATGCCAAAGCACTACACTACAAAGAACTGGAGTTCCAAAAAGGTCCTACCCCTGCCATCCTAGAGTCTCTCATCAGGTAGGTCATAAACCATTTTTAATCGCTTCCTTAATACAAAATAACCTCTCGTCCCATTGTCTGATGTTTCTGATCTGTGATATCTGCCTCGGTCTGGCCAACATGTTTAAAGGAGATAGTTGCAGATGGTTCTCCCCAGTATTCTAGCCATAATTGTCATTTCTGTTGACCCATAGCACCTGAACTCCTATTGTTTTCCCACTTTTGTTTGCTGGTCCCACTGAAATTAGTCTAGGAATCATTCTGTAGCCTTAGCAACctaggaaagaaaaattttatgtcCAAGTTAGTTAATGATCTCTGAGCAGGAAGAGGATCTCCTCATCCTCAAAGGCTACCCAAAAGCAGGTTTGGGGTTTTATGGACTAAGTATATCGATGCCAAGGTCTCTCTCCTCTGACATTCTATGAATATAAAAGGCAGAGTGTAGTCTGAGATTTGTTAGTTTTTCTCTCTGATTTGATTGTGTTCTCTCCCCTCTTAAGGGGCTTTGAGTCTTCTGGGTATGGAAGAAATAAGTTGTGTAATCAGTTTTCTGCTGTTACGCAATTACAAGCTGAAATGTTAGCTCTTAGCTCCTAGCAAACTGTCCACCTTCCCTCATGATTATCAGGGAATATTGACTCCGGGACCTGATTATCTTTACTTAAATGCTAACATAGTTGATCATTTTACCACAGATAGTTTATGAATAAACCACCTGACTAATAAGTACCTCCATTGTAGCTTAAGGAGCCTGCTGTGTACAAAGCTTCCTTCATATGAGAGGCTCATCAAATAGTCAAGTTCTCTGCTGGCTCTGCTTTTGGATAGATGctaaaagatagaaatagaattgTGTTTCTGCCAAAAAAAAGACCGAGAGAATGTTGATTCTAAAATGGCTTATAGAAGCAGTTATAAACATACCACTCTGTGAGGCATGCTTTAGTTTCAGATTAAGAACAGCGGACGTCATCACCTGCATTTCCTCCTCCCTCTGCTGACCTAGGTAATGCCGAATCATATGATAACTACTGGGAAATCTGACAGCTGCATCTAATTGCTTCAATATCAGATAACTAATTTTGAACATTAGTTGCCTTACAAAGCCTTTTTCTGTTTAATACCCTTCTTAAACCCCACTCTTTCTACCTTGTACTTTTCCCATATTTGAAACAATCATAGGAACATTAATTTATAGTTCAGTGGAAATATATAGTCAGATGCCTGGAAAAGTGTTCAAGATGGCCTTTTGGCTTCTTAATCcaaatataattgaaaaatagTTCTCAGAGATTTTTATCGTACTTGCCTGCAGATTGatcttgaattttaaaacaaaaaaaatctgttccaaGGTAAAGCCTGACTCGAAGTGCTTCGGGTTTATTCCTAGCCTCATTCAGCTCAGCTTGCAGTTTTGCCTCCCTTAAGTTGGTATCCCATAGCTTCCAAAtacctttctcttttatttccatttattggtTTTACCATTTGTAAAACTGCTTTTCCTAAGCATCAGTCCAGCACTGTGCCGTCAGTTTCACTGAAGGAAATTTTTAAGAAACAGCCCTAGGCAAAGCTGCTAGTAAGGAAGTTACTCCTAGCACTGCCCGCCTTCCTCACTACCACCGCCACCATCaccgccaccatcaccaccaccaccggtGGTGGTCACGTGTCTCCTGAGACTCCAGTCCCACTACTCATCTGTAATAGAGCAGTTCCCCTCCTCACGGTGGCTACTGGAGAGCTTGCAGCTAAATTTGTGGCCCATCCCCAACAAATTACAGATTCTTACCTCCTTccatgtgttattttatttttcctactctTATCTTCCCTTCACCAAttttcccacttaaaaaaaatcttattctgCTACACATATTTGAGTCACTTGCCttaaattctttctgaaataacTTGGGATGATCATACACAAAACATGTTATATAgctatttctcaattttttttgttttttggtttaaGAAAGTGTACCTTGATGACAATATTGTTCTCTTGCTGCTGGATCACATTGTTAGTCTTCCTGCATTTTTACCTGTCTACCTTTTACCTGTCTCCTCTAGTACAAATCAGATCCCACATTTAATTCCCAAACCAGGGCTAACATTGAGACAGCAACAGTATAAGCTGCTCCCATCTCCTTAAAGCCCCTATATCTCAGTAAGATATAATTGCTTTTTAGGGGAGCAAAGGATTAGAGAGTATTTGAGTGTGCGGGAATACTCACACATAAAACTGTAGGATTTCTACTAACTCTTAGCATTAGGGTAAGGTCTGGTGGCCTGCTTTTCTTTCTGTACCCTAGGTAGAATAGAGGACCTTGTCAAATTCTAAGTTCTTTCACTGCCCAGCTCCTAACACGTGATTCTGCCTTTTAAAACTTTCTGATTGAAACATCTGCAAAACTAAAAATTGTAACAGAGGCTAGTGCTCTTTAGGTGAATGTTTAGCTCTGAAAACTGCCAGAGGGCTTGATTGGtccatttttttttgcacagcTCTATTCTTCATTGTGCTTCTCTTCCATCACTTCTCTTAAAGGACCTGGTCAGAACACAATGTTCTTTACCTTTGGGAGCAACACTGGGCTTTcgtttttgtttctgacatggTTCTGTCCTCTTTGAGGTCAGAGATTGTGCTGTGCTCTCATCTCTGAATCCTTTGTATCCATCAGTTGACCTGCACCAGACAggtgcttttaaaatattagtttctAACTCTTAATAATAGGgaagactgggggtggggggggggtggatcTGTATAGTAACTCAGTACTCTTTGTATAAGTTTTCTGTAAAACTGCAACTTCTCTAAAAAGAAAGGCCagcttaaaaacagaaaaagctagTTACTGTCAGAAAATGCACCACCATAGATTAAGTGGTTGGGGATATCCTATACATTCTTTatcaacttcttttccttttccttctgcttctctctctgagaagtttctcaaaaaaagagggaaggaaaccaCAGAGGTTGATTTAACATAACAGCcttagtgttttgtttgtttgtgttttgagtTGTGGGATATATAGGTGTGAGAGAAAATCATGTGCTACTTCTGTCATACACATACAAAGGGTCTTGGGCAAAGTTCAACAATTAGATGTATTCttgctctcttcctcctttttagcCCCCTGATACTTTTATCCTCTTTTCTAGCCCTGTTGTGCTGGCTGCTGAGCATTTCACCTTCTCCTGCCTAccttaaaattttgtttgaatGTCTAGCCCATGGGAAGTCCAACTCCAGTTCTTCTCTactcattttgcttatttttttttaagatcctcAAGTTCCAATTTTTAAGACTTAAGTAGGTTCCCAATCATCAAAAGACTGTAGCTACGGTAGAAAATATTGATTAAGAATATTGgcttatatgaaacttaaccctgcaaaagataggcaaaacctacttaaaattaggcctaagagtcaccccgaagagaacctcttttgttgctcagatgtggcctctctctctcagccaacacaacaagcaaactcactgccctccccctgtctacgtgggacataactcccaggggtgtggaccttcctgacaacatgggacagaaatcctagaatgagctgacattcagtatcaagggattgagaataccttctcaaccaaaagggggaagagcaaaataagacaaaataaagtatcaatggctgagagattccaaacagagtcgagaggttatcctagaggttattcttacgcattaagtagttatcacctgtttagttaaggtataatggggaggctggagggaactgcctgaaaatgtagagctatattccagtaaccatgtttcttgaagatgactgtataatgatatagctttcacagtgtgactatgtgattgtgaaaaccttgtgtctgatgctccttttatctatcttatcgacagatgagtaaaacatatggattaaaaataaataaggggaacaaatgttaaaattaatttagtagattgaaatgcttgtgatcagtgcaagggaggggaaaggggtaaggtatatatgatttttttctgctttcatttcctcttctgaattgatgcaaatgttctaagaaatgatcatgatgatgaatatacaactatgtgatgatattgtgagttattaattatataacaagaaaggaatgatcatatggtaagaatgtttgtgtttgtttgtggttatgtatcataagtttaaaaaaaattactgtaaagaaaaattaaaaaaagaataatggctTATCATATATTGACTGGCTCAAAGAAAAGTACTTTCAGGCAgggaaaatttactttttaacagTCAAAACTTTGACACCAGTTataattaaagatatttttcttctgtatgtGTTGTACTTTGCTCAGGAAGAGGACTGTTTGCAAAGGACATTGAAATCATATGATGAAAGTGTGGCCTTGTAGGGTTAAGTGTGCCAGGATCTAATGTCTTATCAGTCTCTTATTGGTCCTCACTTTTTACTTTTGGGggttcctcttcctcctttggctTCCCTGAATACGGAAATAAACTCGTGAGTCTCTTTACTAGTGCTCATCCTGATATGTTTGCTTAAACTTTTCCATACTCTAAGTGGTAATGGcaataatttataaagaaaacaaacaaattttaaaagagtttatgcagaaggaaaagaaatttaaatgtttaaaatataaactacaatattttattattacaaaGCAAGATACTTATATATAGCATGAATTATTAAGAATAGAGCCATCTACCTTcatttttcagacatttttatagacaagGTATGAAATAAAGTTCTTTGAGTCCCTTTCTtacagaaagtaaataaaaatagatagGTCTATATTGATCGTgaatattttcaggcagttttgTGTAAGCTTCATGAGAGATTTCTCCCCACTCTGTGCTGGGGTGGACTGCAAGGCCCATTTAATTCCCGTGAGTGCTCTGCCAGGGTTGAGGATGATGGCAAGACCTCATTCCCTGGATTCTCCTCCAAGCAGTACCAGTCTGGGTCACCTCATCGCCAGCAGaagtttttatgtttaaaaaaaaaaaagtgtgtaaaCTGAAGGCAATTccattagatttaaaaataagaactccTCCCCCCTCCTCTTCTTTTATACCTTTTCCTAACACTGAAGGCCTCTCCCATGAGAGTCAAAGTAATGTAGTTCTTTTTTAGCAAAATGATTTGTTTCCTGCCCTCATGTAATCTAGGCATTAGTGAAAATGGATTAAGTAATCtcacaattatttttttcacagaaaaatcatgtggaaaAGACAGGCTGCTGCTGTATCAGGGATCATAGGCAGAGAACCCACCCAGTCCAGCTCCCTGAGAACTGTCACTCAGGACCCATTATGTTTAAATACCTCATCCCGTTTGCTTCAGCATCTTTTGTTGTACTCCTCAGAGATGTATTCTCTCACTGGATATTATAGGCCATTTTCCATCCCTACCGTCTCTGtactctctttcttcccttttctgacCTTGCCCAACCTCCATTTGTCTCTATTTCTGCAGCCCTATTCCACAGCAGGTCTCTTTTTAGGGCTTAAAGTCTTCCGGGCGGATTTTCATCTCCACCCGTTTGAGAGAGTAGTTAGACCCATGCCAGCCATACCAAGTGATGCCATCCCGGTGCTTATTGTGCTCTCCAAGGCTGTAATACACCCCATTGAGGTTGGAGTCTGTGCAGCAGTTGTACCAGTATCCACCTGGCCCAAGAAAAACTGATCAGTGCCAGTAACCTGAGTATGCCCACCCCCCCTTGGAAACTGGGTAAGCAGTCAGAGCccgtatcaaaaaaaaaaaaaccaaaggtaTAAGTACCTACCTCACTCCTTTGTACTGCACCCCGCGCACACACCCCCCATCTCACCTTTACGGAGCTGTGCACACTTGTCTAAGCAGTTGTCGTTGTCCTTGTCCTTGGTGCTGAAGGCTGTGTTGTTGTGGTAGTGGAGGGCATCGTTCTCCACATTGCCACTGTAGTTTCCCAGGAAGAGGCGGTAGCTGTTCATTTCATTGTCCAGAACAAAATGACTGTACTCAGCATAGCGCACGTTCCCCTCCCAGTCCTGCCAGGAGGAGTCAGAGCCTTAGAGAAACTTCCCAGGGCTTTATTTCATCTCACAGAAAAGACCCAGCCTTGTACCTCTTTTCCCTATGCAGGCCCATAGcaggtatgtttttttttatagctgTGGATCTAGTAAGCCTTTATCACTTATTTACCTCTATTCCATACCAACCTGGAAATCAGAAAGCATGAATCCTAGATCTCACTTCTCTTTTGATTCACCATATGACCTTGATTTGTCTCTCTTTCTGTACCTCACTTCCCTGGTTGTAAGGTATAAATTTACAATTTCATTCTGTCTCCCTcagatatgttaaaaaaaataatgtgagaATATAAAGTGAGCATTTCAAGGCCACTAACAAGGGACATTAACCATATTCATTGAGCTCTGCACATAAAAGACCACATTCCCCAGGCCAGATCGGAATCAGCAGTGTTTGATCCCAGCTGACTGTTGGACTTGTTCAGTTCTGGCCTAGGCTAGCTACCTCCTCATGCTACTTGTAGCCCTACTTTTGtacaaaataagttaaaaaagaCAACAACTGTTCTTCCTCAACTGTCATGCAACCTGCAGTAAACCatcataataaatattaaaatcttaGTGAATAAGCCTATGAACAGTACCCCCAGAATGGTGCTTAGATGTGTATGGTGGCCCTGGTCCAGTCCCAGGGTCCCAGGCCCGCCGTTCACCTCCATTTCCACACGTAGCCGAGTTGGCTGTCTGGAGAGCCTGTGGATGTGTTCATTCCCCAACCAGAAGTCTCCACGGGTGCTGCCAAAGCCCTGCTTGTACTGCTTCCAATCCCGGTGGAAGGAGACAAGGCCGCTCTTTCGTCTCTGAATGGTGGTCCAGCCACCACCTGAAGTCTCCATGTCACAGAACACCTAGAACAGAGAATTGCTGGTCAGGGCCTAGCAGAGGCAAGTGGCAGGAATGTGTAGGCAGAGGTCACAATCTTTTCCCAGCTTCATGACTAGTGGGTACATGCATTTCCATAGTCACACTGACTCATTGGCAGCAATGGCTCTACCCCAGTATTGGCAAGCTGGGGGAGGGTAGTGGTTTACTGGGGAAGAATTATCAGAATTGGGGATGCAAGGAGCATATGGTTCAAAGGGAAAAACCCCAGGTACTTTTGATAGGCCCCTTTCATAtgctctcttttctcctctcccaAAGAATAACTACTCTAAGA of the Tamandua tetradactyla isolate mTamTet1 chromosome 2, mTamTet1.pri, whole genome shotgun sequence genome contains:
- the ANGPTL7 gene encoding angiopoietin-related protein 7 isoform X5; protein product: MLKKTLSAMTWLCIFIVAFASNPVWPQKPPRRKTPPQLKVATCCEEVKELKAQIANLSNLLSELSQKQERDWGSVVMQVMELESNNKRMESRLTDAESKYSEMNNQIDIMQLQAAQTVTQTSADAIYDCSSLYKKNYRISGVYKLPPDDFLGSPEMEVFCDMETSGGGWTTIQRRKSGLVSFHRDWKQYKQGFGSTRGDFWLGNEHIHRLSRQPTRLRVEMEDWEGNVRYAEYSHFVLDNEMNSYRLFLGNYSGNVENDALHYHNNTAFSTKDKDNDNCLDKCAQLRKGGYWYNCCTDSNLNGVYYSLGEHNKHRDGIT
- the ANGPTL7 gene encoding angiopoietin-related protein 7 isoform X3 yields the protein MLKKTLSAMTWLCIFIVAFASNPVWPQKPPRRKTPPQLKVATCCEEVKELKAQIANLSNLLSELSQKQERDWGSVVMQVMELESNNKRMESRLTDAESKYSEMNNQIDIMQLQAAQTVTQTSADAIYDCSSLYKKNYRISGVYKLPPDDFLGSPEMEVFCDMETSGGGWTTIQRRKSGLVSFHRDWKQYKQGFGSTRGDFWLGNEHIHRLSRQPTRLRVEMEDWEGNVRYAEYSHFVLDNEMNSYRLFLGNYSGNVENDALHYHNNTAFSTKDKDNDNCLDKCAQLRKGGYWYNCCTDSNLNGVYYSLGEHNKHRDGITWYGWHGSNYSLKRVEMKIRPEDFKP
- the ANGPTL7 gene encoding angiopoietin-related protein 7 isoform X4, which produces MLKKTLSAMTWLCIFIVAFASNPVWPQKPPRRKTPPQLKVATCCEEVKELKAQIANLSNLLSELSQKQERDWGSVVMQVMELESNNKRMESRLTDAESKYSEMNNQIDIMQLQAAQTVTQTSADAIYDCSSLYKKNYRISGVYKLPPDDFLGSPEMEVFCDMETSGGGWTTIQRRKSGLVSFHRDWKQYKQGFGSTRGDFWLGNEHIHRLSRQPTRLRVEMEDWEGNVRYAEYSHFVLDNEMNSYRLFLGNYSGNVENDALHYHNNTAFSTKDKDNDNCLDKCAQLRKGGYWYNCCTDSNLNGVYYSLGEHNKHRDGITW